One genomic window of Cygnus olor isolate bCygOlo1 chromosome 3, bCygOlo1.pri.v2, whole genome shotgun sequence includes the following:
- the LHCGR gene encoding lutropin-choriogonadotropic hormone receptor, which yields MVPPLLPLLLLLLLPPPGAAGGRCPHRCACSQAALRCPPPPPGARPAPARASFTHLPVKVIPSHAFEGLRDAFIIEISQSDSLERIEASAFDSLPALSEILILNTKNLLHIEDGAFRNLPRLKYLSICNTGIREFPDLTQIFSSEAHFILELCDNLRMTTIPQNAFQGMNNESLTLKLYKNGFEDIHSHAFNGTKLNQLILKDNRNLKRIHNDALRGATGPDVLDISSTALESLPSYGLEAIQVLNATSSYSLKRLPTLDKFSSLLEAVLTYPSHCCAFRNLRTEKQNSLLSIFENFSKQCESTMRKPTREIFYRDDSYNTSLWPAEKNMYALAADEETFPYSYSDMFDDSEMTGFEFEYDFCQPKILTCTPEPDAFNPCEDILGYSFLRVLIWFINILAIAGNFTVLLVLITSHYKLTVPRFLMCNLSFADFCMGLYLLLIASVDAQTSGQYYNHAIDWQTGSGCSTAGFFTVFASELSVYTLTVITIERWHTITYAMQLDRKLRLRHAVPIMLGGWVFSILIAVLPLLGVSSYMKVSICLPMDIETGLSQAYILLILVLNVVAFIVICACYIKIYIAVQNPELVAANKDTKVAKRMAILIFTDFTCMAPISFFAISAAFKVPLITVTNSKILLVLFYPVNSCANPFLYAIFTKAFQRDFFLLMSKLGCCKSRAELYRMNYFSAYASNCKNGSSAPGPSKASQALLFLSALEKPYKTRRPTKKSQLERQ from the exons ATGGtgcccccgctgctgcccctgctgctgctgctgctgctgccgccgcccggAGCGGCGGGGGGCCGCTGCCCGCACCGCTGCGCCTGCAGCCAGGCCGCCCTgcgctgccccccgccgccgcccggggcgcgccccgcgcccgcccgcGC atcgTTTACTCATCTTCCTGTAAAAGTAATCCCATCACATGCGTTTGAAGGACTTAGAGATGCCTTCATCAT CGAAATCTCTCAGAGCGACTCCCTAGAGAGAATAGAAGCAAGCGCATTTGACAGCCTTCCTGCTTTGTCTGAAAT ATTAATTCTGAACACGAAAAATCTGCTGCACATCGAGGACGGAGCATTCAGAAACCTTCCAAGGCTAAAATACTT GAGCATTTGTAACACTGGAATAAGAGAATTTCCAGATCTGACACAGATCTTCTCATCAGAAGCTCATTTTATCTT gGAGCTCTGTGATAACTTGCGTATGACAACCATACCGCAAAATGCTTTCCAGGGGATGAACAATGAATCACTGACACT CAAACTGtataaaaatggatttgaagATATCCACAGCCATGCCTTCAATGGGACCAAGCTGAATCAACT AATTCTGAAGGACAACAGAAACCTCAAACGGATACACAATGATGCCCTGAGAGGGGCCACGGGGCCAGATGTCCT GGATATATCTTCAACGGCACTGGAGTCCCTGCCTAGTTACGGGCTCGAGGCCATTCAGGTCCTAAATGCAACATCATCATACTCACTGAAGAGACTGCCAACTCTGGATAAGTTCAGCAGTCTTCTGGAAGCTGTTCTAACGTATCCCAGCCACTGCTGTGCTTTTCGAAACCTGAGGACAGAAAA acaaaattccttgctttccatttttgaaaACTTCTCCAAACAGTGTGAAAGCACAATGAGGAAACCAACTAGGGAAATATT CTACAGAGATGACTCTTACAACACATCGCTGTGGCCAGCAGAAAAGAACATGTACGCGCTTGCAGCAGatgaagaaacttttccttaCAGCTACTCAGACATGTTTGATGACAGTGAAATGACCGGCTTTGAGTTCGAGTATGACTTTTGTCAGCCTAAGATACTGACATGCACTCCAGAACCAGACGCGTTTAATCCCTGTGAAGACATCCTGGGGTACAGCTTCCTCAGGGTTCTCATCTGGTTCATAAACATCCTCGCCATTGCTGGCAATTTCACTGTGCTCCTCGTCCTCATAACCAGCCATTACAAGCTCACAGTTCCCCGCTTCCTCATGTGCAACCTCTCCTTTGCTGACTTTTGCATGGGACTCTACTTGCTGCTCATCGCTTCGGTCGATGCCCAGACGAGCGGCCAGTACTACAACCACGCCATAGACTGGCAAACCGGCAGTGGCTGCAGTACTGCTGGCTTCTTCACCGTCTTTGCGAGCGAGCTGTCCGTGTACACGCTGACGGTGATCACCATCGAGAGATGGCACACAATCACCTATGCCATGCAGCTGGACCGCAAGCTGCGGCTGCGGCACGCTGTGCCGATCATGCTTGGTGGCTGGGTATTCTCCATCCTGATTGCGGTGCTGCCACTGCTGGGGGTCAGCAGCTACATGAAGGTCAGCATTTGTTTGCCCATGGATATCGAAACGGGTCTTTCCCAAGCCTACATACTGCTCATCTTGGTGCTCAATGTTGTAGCCTTCATTGTCATTTGTGCTTGTTACATCAAGATATACATAGCTGTCCAGAACCCGGAGCTGGTAGCTGCCAATAAAGATACCAAAGTTGCCAAGAGAATGGCCATACTCATCTTCACGGATTTCACCTGCATGGCCCCTATTTCCTTCTTTGCCATCTCCGCTGCCTTTAAGGTGCCTCTCATCACAGTGACAAACTCCAAGAtcttgttggttttattttaccCGGTCAACTCCTGCGCAAACCCGTTTCTGTACGCCATTTTCACCAAAGCGTTTCAAAgggatttctttctgctgatgAGCAAGCTTGGCTGCTGTAAGAGCCGAGCGGAGCTTTACCGGATGAACTATTTCTCTGCTTATGCCTCCAACTGCAAAAatggcagctcagccccaggccCCAGCAAGGCCTCACAAGCACTGCTGTTTCTGTCAGCACTAGAAAAGCCGTACAAGACACGGCGCCctacaaaaaaaagtcaactgGAGCGCCAGTAG